A single Aspergillus puulaauensis MK2 DNA, chromosome 7, nearly complete sequence DNA region contains:
- a CDS encoding nitronate monooxygenase (COG:C;~EggNog:ENOG410PM0S;~InterPro:IPR004136,IPR013785;~PFAM:PF00478;~go_function: GO:0003824 - catalytic activity [Evidence IEA];~go_function: GO:0018580 - nitronate monooxygenase activity [Evidence IEA];~go_process: GO:0055114 - oxidation-reduction process [Evidence IEA]): MPGITHLSKPLAHRYPWAKAPLIVSAPMRVFSGPELAVSVSHAGGLGFLGPRVKTQETLSDLEKSTELLKKLHSPPNQATLPIGVGFQLWSDDIDIAVSAVEQYKPCAVWLYAPSNGQTDINTWSRRIRAVSSETQIWIQIGTVREAETLVAGGSERPDVIVVQGSESGGHGRAKDGLGLVALFPEVEDVLFSSSSSSSSAAVGGGKGKIPLFAAGGIADSRGALGAIALGADGVVMGTRFLASTEARISDGYRREIVRARDGATSTTRTLLYNHLRGTYGWPEEYSPRTIINRSFVEEQEGKPFEELKRLHDEAMKKGDEGWGVEGRLATYAGAAVGLIHGVKDAGEIVRECREGVARRFAGLADA; the protein is encoded by the coding sequence ATGCCAGGAATCACCCACCTCTCCAAACCCCTCGCCCATCGCTACCCATGGGCAAAAGCCCCCCTCATAGTCAGCGCCCCGATGCGCGTCTTCTCAGGGCCCGAACTCGCCGTATCCGTCTCCCACGCCGGCGGACTAGGCTTTCTAGGCCCCAGAGTCAAAACGCAAGAAACACTCAGTGATCTGGAGAAGTCTACCGAGCTACTCAAGAAACTGCACTCACCTCCAAACCAAGCGACCCTCCCCATCGGCGTCGGCTTCCAGCTCTGGAGcgacgacatcgacatcgccgtctccgcAGTGGAACAGTACAAACCCTGCGCTGTGTGGCTGTACGCCCCCTCAAACGGGCAGACAGATATAAACACCTGGTCGCGCCGCATCAGGGCCGTTTCCAGCGAGACGCAGATCTGGATCCAGATCGGGACGGTGCGAGAGGCTGAGACGCTCGTTGCGGGTGGATCGGAGAGGCCTGATGTTATTGTTGTTCAGGGATCTGAGTCTGGGGGGCATGGACGCGCGAAGGATGGATTGGGCTTGGTGGCGCTGTTTccggaggtggaggatgttcttttttcttcttcttcttcttcttcttctgctgctgttggtggtggtaagGGGAAGATACCGCTCTTTGCAGCTGGGGGGATTGCAGATTCGCGTGGAGCTCTTGGAGCTATTGCTTTAGGCGCAGACGGGGTCGTTATGGGGACGCGGTTTCTGGCGAGCACAGAGGCGCGGATTAGCGATGGGTATCGGAGAGAAATTGTGCGTGCTAGGGACGGGGCGACGAGTACGACGCGGACGCTGCTGTATAACCATCTGCGGGGGACGTATGGATGGCCTGAGGAGTATAGTCCGCGGACGATCATCAATCGGTCGTTtgtggaggagcaggaggggaaGCCGTTTGAGGAGCTGAAGCGGTTGCATgatgaggcgatgaagaagggggaTGAGGGCTGGGGAGTTGAGGGGAGGCTTGCTACTTATGCGGGGGCGGCGGTTGGGTTGATTCACGGGGTTAAGGATGCTGGGGAGATTGTGAGGGAGTGTCGAGAGGGTGTTGCGAGGAGGTTTGCTGGTTTGGCTGATGCGTAG
- a CDS encoding uncharacterized protein (COG:S;~EggNog:ENOG410Q28N), translating to MGILWNVWPWPWASPVLMQQVRQRNYWEDNYRRVKRDLQVQENFSASLYEQNRTLRQQVANLQNENMAAAEKSRRQEQLLLEARNEASRKDKEHRQNLNTLYARLHTLQSGPTSLTDDDVQERMRRLVFELDSWIKSNFRNSDWPAYITERMEFPRTYPQRRAWIHAHIVQIVDRLIFSPSHCGMSEDPFGGWIAEIENSVKQTSTETAFQNWKMATGTAIEKLTTEQQNGTLAFIIDHIEELFRALAPTVSTSRKQQLRMFLEDCLSLKNALARQPDSFTFFRSPPGADFSAESMTSFGGDGNDGGTVMLSLWPALVKYDGATCVVIDRELVWTTD from the exons ATGGGCATTTTGTGGAATGTTTGGCCGTGGCCTTGGGCGTCTCCTGTCCTTATGCAGCAGGTTCGACAGCGAAACTACTGGGAGG ACAACTACCGGAGAGTGAAACGCGATCTGCAAGTCCAGGAGAACTTTTCAGCCTCTCTTTATGAA caaaaCCGTACCCTCAGACAACAAGTTGCAAACCTGCAGAACGAAAAcatggctgctgcagaaaAGTCCAGACGTCAAGAGCAATTGCTGCTCGAGGCTCGTAATGAGGCTTCACGGAAAGACAAGGAGCACCGTCAAAACTTGAATACGCTGTATGCCCGGCTGCATACGCTGCAATCAGGCCCGACCAGTCTCACAGACGATGATGTCCAGGAGCGAATGCGGCGTCTCGTCTTTGAGCTGGACTCCTGGATCAAGTCAAACTTCAGAAATAGTGACTGGCCGGCATATATTACAGAGAGGATGGAGTTTCCTCGTACCTACCCGCAGCGCCGTGCCTGGATCCATGCCCATATCGTCCAAATCGTAGACCGTCTGATTTTCTCCCCGTCTCACTGCGGGATGAGTGAGGACCCATTCGGCGGGTGGATTGCGGAGATCGAAAATAGCGTTAAGCAGACAA GCACAGAGACGGCATTTCAGAACTGGAAAATGGCAACAGGAACCGCTATCGAGAAGCTGACAACGGAGCAACAGAATGGGACTCTGGCATTCATCATTGACCATATCGAGGAGTTATTCCGCGCATTAGCGCCAACAGTATCTACGTCTCGGAAACAACAGTTGCGAATGTTCCTGGAGGACTGCCTCTCCTTGAAGAACGCCCTTGCGCGGCAGCCGGATAGCTTTACCTTCTTTCGCAGTCCCCCTGGGGCAGATTTCTCCGCTGAGTCTATGACGAGCTTCGGGGGAGATGGGAACGATGGAGGCACTGTGATGCTTTCCCTCTGGCCGGCTCTTGTCAAGTATGATGGCGCCACCTGTGTGGTCATAGACCGGGAACTGGTGTGGACCACAGATTAG
- a CDS encoding Hsp70 family protein (COG:O;~EggNog:ENOG410PK5G;~InterPro:IPR043129), whose product MEGPSIVIGIDFGTTYSGIAYCVGGSIDDIQVISKWPGGGNRISVKVPSDISYKGGKPLQWGYQLGPFAEACRGIKLLLEEDQEVKYTPSIESKAMLKKHKVNPQQAVTDYLKQVIKHAKRVLQRQLGVDAAQMNLHFVVTVPAMWSLKAKYMTLEASVGAGADGRNISVVTEPEAAALHALRAVQPNTLAKNDIFIVCDAGGGTVDLISYQIKKLEPLCLAEVTEGTGDVCGSVLLDGRFDALLRERMGEKAYTALSRKSEETAMTFWQERVKPNFMGDHDEDFSQVEHFIPVAGAADDFEALIEDGFFLLTKYVTACLTYQSQALMNYSDDIKDIFDPVIEDIEKLVDQQMSAVRGKGLSAKAIILVGGFGGSEYLFQRLDKMNPGVTILQPPNGLIAVASGAVQSELGRNQIESRIARRHYGTEMSIPYDRAIHSAEDPRKFWDSLEETYKVGEQMRWFITKVSELGLPLAIHNRQLNQSSELSENRPIKMRFSKSVRVKNPEHLIFRSPLLFCNNDNAPDVLNTGVLRLCEVEADLRQIPQTLFERKKNSQGVEYFYVPFTLAVTPTSASLIFELEFNGVSYGSVQSKY is encoded by the exons ATGGAAGGTCCATCGATTGTCATCGGTATTGATTTCGGAACCACTTATAGTGG TATTGCGTATTGCGTCGGAGGATCAATTGATGATATCCAAGTAATATCCAAGTGGCCAGGCGGAGGCAACA GAATATCCGTGAAGGTGCCCTCGGACATATCATACAAAGGAGGAAAACCGTTGCAATGGGGATACCAACTTGGGCCCTTTGCGGAGGCCTGTCGCGGTATCAAGCTTCTACTCgaggaggaccaggaggtCAAGTACACTCCATCGATAGAGTCCAAGGCAATGCTGAAGAAGCACAAAGTCAATCCCCAGCAAGCAGTGACGGACTATTTAAAACAGGTGATCAAGCACGCGAAACGAgtcctccagcgccagctTGGGGTGGACGCAGCTCAGATGAACTTGCACTTTGTCGTCACTGTACCTGCAATGTGGTCACTCAAAGCCAAATACATGACACTAGAAGCTTccgttggggctggggctgatgGGAGGAATATTTCCGTGGTTACAGAGCCAGAGGCAGCTGCTCTTCATGCTCTGCGTGCAGTTCAGCCAAATACTCTTGCT AAAAACGACATCTTTATCGTTTGTGACGCCGGTGGAGGTACTGTG GACCTGATATCATACCAAATCAAGAAGCTCGAACCCTTATGCCTCGCCGAGGTGACCGAAGGAACAG GCGATGTCTGTGGGtctgttcttctcgatgGCAGATTCGACGCGCTGCTGCGAGAGAGAATGGGAGAGAAGGCATACACGGCCCTATCTCGCAAGTCAGAGGAAACTGCCATGACCTTTTGGCAAGAGAGGGTTAAGCCAAACTTCATGGGCGACCACGACGAGGATTTCTCCCAGGTTGAGCATTTCATCCCAGTAGCAGGAGCTGCCGATGACTTTGAGGCACTAATTGAGGACGGCTTTTTCTTGCTCACCAAGTATGTTACTGCCTGCCTCACTTACCAGAGCCAGGCCCTAATGAATTACAGCGACGACATCAAAGATATCTTTGATCCAGTcattgaggatatcgagaagctggttgatCAGCAAATGTCGGCGGTTAGAGGAAAGGGCCTCTCCGCAAAG GCAATCATTTTGGtcggcggctttggcggatCAGAATATCTCTTCCAAAGACTGGACAAGATGAATCCAGGCGTGACCATACTCCAGCCTCCGAATGG ATTGATAGCAGTCGCCAG TGGTGCTGTCCAGAGCGAACTCGGACGGAACCAGATCGAAAGTCGCATTGCGCGCCGCCATTACGGAACTGAGATGAGTATCCCATACGATCGGGCGATCCATAGTGCAGAGGATCCTCGCAAATTCTGGGACTCGCTTGAGGAAACATACAAGGTGGGTGAGCAGATGAGATGGTTCATCACCAAGGTAAGTGAATTAGGGCTCCCACTTGCTATACATAATCGCCAACTCAACCAGTCATCGGAGCTCTCAGAGAACCGTCCCATTAAGATGCGGTTCTCCAAAAGCGTGAGAGTCAAAAATCCTGAGCATTTGATATTCCGGTCTCCCCTTTTATTCTGCAATAACGACAATGCACCAGACGTCTTGAACACCG GAGTTCTGCGCTTGTGTGAAGTGGAGGCGGATCTACGCCAGATTCCCCAGACGCTCTTTgagcggaagaagaattcACAGGGCGTGGAATACTTCTATGTCCCTTTTACATTAGCCGTAACCCCGACCTCTGCGTCTTTAATCTTTGAGTTGGAGTTCAACGGTGTGTCCTACGGAAGCGTGCAATCCAAATACTAG
- a CDS encoding putative choline transport protein (COG:E;~EggNog:ENOG410PJE6;~InterPro:IPR002293;~PFAM:PF00324,PF13520;~TransMembrane:11 (i38-64o70-96i117-140o160-178i190-209o276-296i317-344o378-399i406-424o444-466i478-497o);~go_component: GO:0016020 - membrane [Evidence IEA];~go_function: GO:0022857 - transmembrane transporter activity [Evidence IEA];~go_process: GO:0055085 - transmembrane transport [Evidence IEA]): MPENSGFPASKDEVVEVDAVRLEAALGHKQELVRGFGLFSLTSLGIIIANSWAATGGTIVTALFNGGPMAVLYGLIVVTIFYGFISLSLSELASAIPSAGGVYHWSSVVGGKYGRAVGFFTGYLNACAWLLSASSMSSILGNEAVAMYILRNPDTEWHSWQPFIVFQIVLWMCTAIVCCGNKFLPMLNRIAFALSMGGLFITVIVLAVMPRGHHASNATVWRTYYNMTGDGAPGWSDGICFLSGLLNAAFAVGTPDCISHLSEEVPQPERKVPQGIMLQLFTAFLTAFVYLIALFYSIQDIDKVFDTSIGYFPIAEIYLQATGSVPGAVGLIALLFLATFPTLIGTLTTGGRMWWSLARDNATPFAPFFAQVHPTLNAPVNATCGMAAMVTCLGCIYVGSTTAFQALISSFIVLSTLSYAGAIVPHLLTGRKNIVPGPYVMPGIWGWFVNIAAVIYIAVTVVFFCFPFTLPVTVQNMNYTSVITVGLMTIVSFWWLVRGMTRYKGPIYSMEAAEKLAHGEDVLPESVQMKSELPSASVSASASREQQPLELQ; this comes from the exons ATGCCTGAGAACAGCGGCTTTCCCGCGtccaaggacgaggttgtcgaggtcgacgccGTCCGCCTGGAGGCTGCGCTCGGCCACAAGCAGGAGCTGGTCAGAGGCTTCGGCCTGTTCAGTCTGACGAGTCTGGGGATTATCATCGCCAA TTCCTGGGCCGCCACCGGAGGCACCATCGTCACTGCTCTATTCAATGGCGGGCCCATGGCTGTGCTGTACGGCCTCATTGTCGTCACTATTTTCTATGGCTTCAtctcgctgtcgctgtccgAGCTGGCCTCTGCCATCCCCTCTGCCGGCGGTGTCTACCACTGGTCGTCCGTCGTGGGGGGCAAGTATGGCCGCGCTGTTGGCTTCTTCACTGGATACCTCAACGCCTGCGCTTGGTTGCTGTCGGCGTCCTCCATGAGCTCTATCCTTGGGAACGAGGCTGTCGCCATGTACATTCTCCGCAACCCGGACACCGAATGGCACAGCTGGCAGccgttcatcgtcttccagatTGTGCTCTGGATGTGCACCGCCATTGTCTGCTGCGGAAACAAGTTCCTCCCCATGCTCAACCGCATTGCGTTCGCCTTGTCCATGGGAGGGCTCTTCATCACGGTCATTGTCCTGGCTGTCATGCCGCGCGGCCACCATGCCAGCAACGCGACGGTCTGGAGAACCTACTACAACATGACTGGCGACGGGGCCCCTGGCTGGTCCGACGGCATCTGCTTCCTGAGCGGACTTCTCAACGCTGCCTTTGCTGTCGGCACTCCTGACTGCATCAGTCACTTGTCTGAAGAGG TCCCCCAACCCGAGCGCAAGGTCCCGCAGGGCATCATGCTGCAGCTCTTCACGGCATTCCTCACTGCCTTCGTCtacctcatcgccctcttctACAGCATCCAGGACATCGACAAGGTCTTCGACACCAGCATCGGCTACTTCCCCATCGCCGAAATCTACCTGCAAGCCACGGGCTCCGTCCCCGGCGCCGTCGGCCTCATCGCCCTGCTCTTCCTGGCCACCTTCCCAACCCTAATCGGCACCCTCACCACCGGCGGCCGCATGTGGTGGTCTCTCGCCCGCGACAACGCCACCCCCTTCGCCCCCTTCTTCGCCCAAGTCCACCCAACCCTCAACGCCCCCGTCAACGCAACCTGCGGCATGGCCGCAATGGTCACCTGCCTCGGCTGCATCTACGTCGGAAGCACAACCGCCTTCCAGgccctcatctcctccttcatcgtgCTCTCCACGCTCTCCTACGCCGGCGCAATCGTGCCGCATCTCCTCACCGGCCGCAAGAACATCGTCCCCGGTCCCTACGTCATGCCCGGCATCTGGGGCTGGTTCGTCAATATCGCCGCCGTCATCTATATCGCCGTCAcggtcgtcttcttctgcttccccttTACCCTCCCCGTCACTGTGCAGAACATGAACTACACCTCTGTGATCACCGTCGGTCTTATGACGATTGTATCCTTCTGGTGGCTGGTCCGTGGTATGACCCGCTACAAGGGTCCCATCTATTCCATGGAGGCCGCGGAGAAACTTGCCCATGGTGAGGACGTCCTGCCGGAGAGTGTGCAGATGAAGAGCGAGCTTCCTAGCGCCAGTgtcagtgccagtgccagtcgTGAGCAGCAGCCGCTTGAGTTGCAGTGA
- a CDS encoding uncharacterized protein (COG:S;~EggNog:ENOG410PNWQ;~TransMembrane:7 (o16-36i48-68o106-125i137-157o177-202i214-236o248-270i)), with amino-acid sequence MGDASPTPHQLLVEAVVFWSIGVVIYIGRIVARCISNGGLRNLQVDDYLMTFTFLVYTALLILIRVSAEYATNLYPESEKDRILSNPEDVASRIYGSKIVIGLEQMMLVSTWGVKTCLVSIYWKLTQRLRWHLFVQILAGYVALGFVVIEITYFAVYCRPFSQYWAVPVENQQCASYQHYSITQAVFNISSDAFMLIIPIPLLKGAQMPIRKKLLLIAVLGLGVFVIIAAILNKYFNFHSPDTTIYQLWYIREASTAIYVANLMCWWPLLRRIFGSVLSQYSGRYRSDRYGPYYGDPSRGSGGLSQALGGSRPGTGTVTQTSTSGDKPGSRWWRGVRSRGRSRTRANSKGAMALTASTSQEAINTSVPNTPGSGDSHSGSTSNVPLEIWRKVEVNVEQNRSPDPEANN; translated from the exons ATGGGGGACGCCTCACCCACCCCGCACCAACTCCTAGTAGAGGCGGTTGTCTTCTGGAGCATTGGCGTGGTTATCTACATCGGGCGAAT AGTCGCACGATGCATCTCCAATGGAGGCTTGCGGAATCTGCAGG TGGATGACTATCTCATGACCTTTACCTTT CTCGTGTATAcagccctcctcatcctcatccgcgTCTCCGCCGAATACGCAACAAACCTATACCCAGAGTCGGAAAAAGACCgcatcctctccaaccccgaAGACGTCGCCAGCCGCATCTACGGCAGCAAAATCGTCATCGGGCTCGAACAGATGATGCTGGTCTCAACCTGGGGCGTCAAGACCTGCCTGGTGTCCATCTACTGGAAGCTCACGCAACGACTGCGTTGGCACCTCTTCGTCCAGATCCTCGCCGGCTACGTCGCCCTCGGCTTCGTCGTTATCGAAATCACCTACTTCGCCGTCTACTGCCGGCCGTTCTCGCAGTACTGGGCCGTCCCCGTCGAGAACCAGCAATGCGCCAGCTACCAGCACTACTCCATCACGCAGGCCGTGTTCAACATCTCCTCGGACGCCTTCATGCTcatcatcccaatcccccTCCTCAAGGGCGCCCAGATGCCCATCCgcaagaagctgctgctgatagCCGTCCTGGGCCTCGGtgtcttcgtcatcatcgccgccatcctCAATAAATACTTCAACTTCCACTCCCCCGACACAACAATCTACCAGCTGTGGTACATCCGCGAAGCGTCCACCGCCATCTACGTCGCAAACCTCATGTGCTGGTGGCCGCTGCTGCGCCGCATCTTCGGCAGCGTGCTCTCGCAGTACAGCGGGCGCTATCGCTCAGACCGGTACGGTCCCTACTACGGCGACCCGTCCCGTGGCTCGGGTGGCTTATCGCAAGCCCTCGGTGGCTCTCGGCCAGGGACGGGCACCGTCACACAGACGTCGACGAGCGGAGACAAACCAGGGAGTCGCTGGTGGCGGGGGGTTCGGAGTCGGGGGCGATCGCGGACCAGGGCGAATTCCAAGGGAGCGATGGCGTTGACGGCATCGACGAGTCAAGAGGCAATCAATACGTCGGTGCCGAATACACCGGGTAGCGGGGACTCGCACTCCGGGTCGACCTCGAATGTGCCGCTGGAGATCTGGCGCAAGGTGGAGGTTAATGTGGAACAGAATCGCAGTCCGGATCCGGAAGCAAACAATTAG